Within Cydia fagiglandana chromosome 1, ilCydFagi1.1, whole genome shotgun sequence, the genomic segment CTGAGGCCCGCAGACCACTGCATGGTCACTAAAGAGTTCCAGGGGTTTAGGAATCTCTTCAGCCAGTTCCTTGCTGAACGTAAGTGAGATAGACAGGTCAGCTCTCTCCCTCTAGCCCTCGCACGAGTAGAAGCACAAGTGGAAGTGGAACTAGAGCGATTACTGGCCGCCATACCTGAAGCCCGTAGACCGTTGGCCGTTAAGGAGTTCCAGGAAGAATGTCTTCAGCCGGTCCCTTTTGATTCCCTGTTCATATAAAAGAGAAGAAGTACCAAGTAATATGTTTGGCTTCACTTGACATTCATAACACAAAACTCAATGAAactttacattattattattataatagttGTGGtcctaaaacttatttttttgcaAGCACtgcaaataggtacctatgtacaaaCAAATGGTATTTCTCTTTACAGAGGGCCCATCAGTAACATGGGAAAAGATCGAGAAACTCCCAGAGGGCGCGGTCATCGACTACGGCTCCCTCGAGACCCCGACCACAGACAATATCCACCACATGTTAGACAAACTTGTGGTGGTCAAGCTGAATGGTGGTCTGGGGACCTCCATGGGTTGCAAGGGGCCCAAGTCTGTCATACAAGTTAGGAATGAGTTGACCTTCCTGGATTTGACTGTGCAGCAGATTGAGGTTAGTGTTTTTGATAGTGCTAACTGGCTTCAGAATGGTATTGAGAAGACCCTGCTGTAGAAAAGTcctagtaaaataatttaggaaTAGCTGTATGGTGGTCTGGGGAGCCTCTATGGGATGTAAGGGACCGAAGTCTGTCATACAAGTCAGGAATGAGCTAACGTTCCTGGATTTGACTGTGCAGCAGATCTATCTTAGTGTTTTCAACAATagcaaaagaaaagaaaatgctTTCGAGGATTCCTTGTGAAGAAACTAACTAAAAGAGGTGGTATATCAGTATCAGTGTTGGCTAACGTTAATTGCATTTaaccattaaccattataaattgaagcGTAAACCGTAACGGAATAATGgttaattgcattaacgtttcggccaacactgattTAGTATAGTAGTAACTAGGTATATTAAGGTTGATTGGCATTAAACAAGCCGTTCAAAGTTTTAAACAACTTTCCTTATCTTATGGAGCAGGCCTTAGTTTTTACTAgggtgactgccatctgaccttccaacccaaaaaCAAATGTGACTAGTTCAATTTCCTCGtattgttttccttcaccgaaaagcgactcgTTAATATTGAATGACATTTCGTAAAGTTTCCAGAAACGCATTGGTGCGAGCCGAGGTTCGAACCTGCGACCTCCAGTTTGAAGGTCGCACATCTCAATGCTAGTCTAGAACGCACATTTATGGGACCAACATTTGCTCTTTCTGTATTCTAGCACCTGAACAAAACCTATAAATGCAACGTACCCCTCGTCCTAATGAACTCATTCAACACCGATGAAGACACCCAAAAGGTCATCCGCAAATACAAGGGCTTGAAGCTGGACATACACACATTCAACCAGTCTTGCCATCCGCGTATTAACCGGGAATCTCTGCTGCCTGTGGCGAAGGATGGACACGTTCATAATGATATTGAAGCGTAAGTGTATAGCCATAAGGTTGCTTTTAGATTGGTTCTAGTATTCTGAACATCATTCAACGGCCTAGAGACGGTGGCGTGATGTAGGGTTCCAAATGATATTCAAGCGTAGGTGTATTGCTGTAAAGTTGCTTTTAGATTGGTCTCGACATAAAACAAAGATTTAGCGATGCTTGCGTGGTACAGGTTCCAAACGAGATTCAAGCTAAAGGATATGGTAATAATGTCAAGTTTGCATTGATtagtaattataaaaaataaacaaatgcaAATACAAGATTACAAGGGCTTgaagctcgacatattgattcAACCAATCCTGCCATCCACGTGTCAATAGAGAGTCTTTTCTACCCGTGGCCAAGGATGGACACATTCGGAATCATATTGAAGCTTAAGTCCATAGCAATAAAGCCACTACACAAGTAAAAGAAAGCGGACCGTATTTCTCAAATTTTCCAGTTTTTGCAGATCACATCACACTCTTACTGTTACTtgtgattaaaaatattgttgaTGTTTTTCATTGACAGCAACCTTCTTGACTGAAATTTAGATACAAAATCTATGCAATAAGGGACAATACATATAGATTGCAATTGTTTCATTTCCTTGGGGAGGAAATGAAACAACAAACATCAGTCATGTTAAACCTTGTAAAACGTCTTTGCAATTGGGTCCAGTTTCAGacaataattctttttttcagCTGGTACCCACCCGGTCACGGCGATTTCTACGAGTCTTTCCACAATTCCGGCCTCCTCCAGAAGTTCATCAAAGAAGGCCGCACCTACTGCTTCATCAGTAATATTGACAATCTGGGCGCCACTGTCGACCTCAACATCCTCAACTTGCTCCTCAACCCAAATCATCAACAGCCTGTCAACGAGTTCGTTATGGAGGTAAGAATTGTTTATCGAAGACTCCTGCCTCATCAGTAATATTAACAACTTGGGCGCCACTGTCGACCTCAACATACTCAACTTGCTCCTCAACCAGAATCAACAGACTCTCGATGAGTTCGTCCATGCCTCCATGTCAGTTGTAATTGTCATATTGACAATCTGGGCACCACTGTCGACCTCAACATACTACTCAACCTAAACGGTCACTTTTCTTCCGGGTCACCATTCATTCTTAAACACTTTTTTTCAGGTTACTGACAAAACCAGAGCGGACGTCAAGGGAGGCACCCTCATCCAATACGAGGACAAACTCCGCCTCCTCGAAATCGCCCAAGTACCCAAAGAACACGTCGACGACTTCAAATCCGTCAGCCAGTTCAAATTCTTCAACACCAACAATTTATGGGCCAAACTCGACGCCATACAAAGAGTCGTCGAACAAGGCTCTTTAAACATGGAAATAATTGTTAATAACAAGCATTTAGGCGATGGTTTGAACGTTATCCAACTCGAAACTGCTGTAGGTGCAGCCATGAAATGCTTCGAAGGAGGCATAGGCGTGAACGTACCTAGATCTAGATTTTTACCTGTGAAAAAGACCTCAGATTTGCTGCTAGTCATGTCTAACTTATACAGCCTTTCGCATGGATCTTTAGTTATGTCTGAGCAAAGGATGTTCCCCTCTACGCCGCTTGTGAAGTTGGGAGACAACCATTTTGCGAAAGTGAAGGAGTTTTTGAACAGGTTCGCGACGATACCGGATCTGATTGAGTTGGATCATTTGACGGTGTCTGGGGACGTTACGTTTGGAAGAGGAGTTTCTTTGAAGGTTGGtagtacatttttatttgtttgtttatatgttatgtaggtacttacggaTCTTCACAAAAGAAAAATTGGCATTTGAATAGTTAGGTCgatttgttataaaatatttatttatgtgtttcCTTATCCTTACATTCGTTATTTTCAGGGCACGGTGATCATCATAGCTAACCACGGCGACCGAATCGATATACCATCGGGCGCTGTTCTTGAGAACAAGATCGTCTCTGGCAACCTTCGCATCCTGGACCACTAATCGCACATAGGGCACCTTCTTTCCGAAACCAGAGACCAGTTAACGATATAAACTACCTCTTGCCAGTATCGATATTCTGGAAAACAAAATCAACGTCGACAATCTGCGGTTACTAAACCAGTAACTATTCATATTTCTGCAACACTACAGACCAGAAGAACAGTAACATGGAGTATCAAGCCTTAAGGTACGAGTACGTCTAGATATGGCGAATGTGCTGCGAACGCCTCACCAAGGTT encodes:
- the LOC134669229 gene encoding UTP--glucose-1-phosphate uridylyltransferase isoform X5, with translation MVTKEFQGFRNLFSQFLAEQGPSVTWEKIEKLPEGAVIDYGSLETPTTDNIHHMLDKLVVVKLNGGLGTSMGCKGPKSVIQVRNELTFLDLTVQQIEHLNKTYKCNVPLVLMNSFNTDEDTQKVIRKYKGLKLDIHTFNQSCHPRINRESLLPVAKDGHVHNDIEAWYPPGHGDFYESFHNSGLLQKFIKEGRTYCFISNIDNLGATVDLNILNLLLNPNHQQPVNEFVMEVTDKTRADVKGGTLIQYEDKLRLLEIAQVPKEHVDDFKSVSQFKFFNTNNLWAKLDAIQRVVEQGSLNMEIIVNNKHLGDGLNVIQLETAVGAAMKCFEGGIGVNVPRSRFLPVKKTSDLLLVMSNLYSLSHGSLVMSEQRMFPSTPLVKLGDNHFAKVKEFLNRFATIPDLIELDHLTVSGDVTFGRGVSLKGTVIIIANHGDRIDIPSGAVLENKIVSGNLRILDH
- the LOC134669229 gene encoding UTP--glucose-1-phosphate uridylyltransferase isoform X1, with amino-acid sequence MAETADLNKKANDNRLRPAIRSHQRTPSGSRDFKEATKRDALARVEVELERLLATLPEARKPLVTKEFQGFKNLFSRFLAEQGPSVTWEKIEKLPEGAVIDYGSLETPTTDNIHHMLDKLVVVKLNGGLGTSMGCKGPKSVIQVRNELTFLDLTVQQIEHLNKTYKCNVPLVLMNSFNTDEDTQKVIRKYKGLKLDIHTFNQSCHPRINRESLLPVAKDGHVHNDIEAWYPPGHGDFYESFHNSGLLQKFIKEGRTYCFISNIDNLGATVDLNILNLLLNPNHQQPVNEFVMEVTDKTRADVKGGTLIQYEDKLRLLEIAQVPKEHVDDFKSVSQFKFFNTNNLWAKLDAIQRVVEQGSLNMEIIVNNKHLGDGLNVIQLETAVGAAMKCFEGGIGVNVPRSRFLPVKKTSDLLLVMSNLYSLSHGSLVMSEQRMFPSTPLVKLGDNHFAKVKEFLNRFATIPDLIELDHLTVSGDVTFGRGVSLKGTVIIIANHGDRIDIPSGAVLENKIVSGNLRILDH
- the LOC134669229 gene encoding UTP--glucose-1-phosphate uridylyltransferase isoform X3, which encodes MAETADLNKKIRSHQRTPSGSRDFKEATKRDALARVEVELERLLATLPEARKPLVTKEFQGFKNLFSRFLAEQGPSVTWEKIEKLPEGAVIDYGSLETPTTDNIHHMLDKLVVVKLNGGLGTSMGCKGPKSVIQVRNELTFLDLTVQQIEHLNKTYKCNVPLVLMNSFNTDEDTQKVIRKYKGLKLDIHTFNQSCHPRINRESLLPVAKDGHVHNDIEAWYPPGHGDFYESFHNSGLLQKFIKEGRTYCFISNIDNLGATVDLNILNLLLNPNHQQPVNEFVMEVTDKTRADVKGGTLIQYEDKLRLLEIAQVPKEHVDDFKSVSQFKFFNTNNLWAKLDAIQRVVEQGSLNMEIIVNNKHLGDGLNVIQLETAVGAAMKCFEGGIGVNVPRSRFLPVKKTSDLLLVMSNLYSLSHGSLVMSEQRMFPSTPLVKLGDNHFAKVKEFLNRFATIPDLIELDHLTVSGDVTFGRGVSLKGTVIIIANHGDRIDIPSGAVLENKIVSGNLRILDH
- the LOC134669229 gene encoding UTP--glucose-1-phosphate uridylyltransferase isoform X4; protein product: MDILNKIRSHQRTPSGSRDFKEATKRDALARVEVELERLLATLPEARKPLVTKEFQGFKNLFSRFLAEQGPSVTWEKIEKLPEGAVIDYGSLETPTTDNIHHMLDKLVVVKLNGGLGTSMGCKGPKSVIQVRNELTFLDLTVQQIEHLNKTYKCNVPLVLMNSFNTDEDTQKVIRKYKGLKLDIHTFNQSCHPRINRESLLPVAKDGHVHNDIEAWYPPGHGDFYESFHNSGLLQKFIKEGRTYCFISNIDNLGATVDLNILNLLLNPNHQQPVNEFVMEVTDKTRADVKGGTLIQYEDKLRLLEIAQVPKEHVDDFKSVSQFKFFNTNNLWAKLDAIQRVVEQGSLNMEIIVNNKHLGDGLNVIQLETAVGAAMKCFEGGIGVNVPRSRFLPVKKTSDLLLVMSNLYSLSHGSLVMSEQRMFPSTPLVKLGDNHFAKVKEFLNRFATIPDLIELDHLTVSGDVTFGRGVSLKGTVIIIANHGDRIDIPSGAVLENKIVSGNLRILDH
- the LOC134669229 gene encoding UTP--glucose-1-phosphate uridylyltransferase isoform X2, with protein sequence MPGETDLVRSWIRSHQRTPSGSRDFKEATKRDALARVEVELERLLATLPEARKPLVTKEFQGFKNLFSRFLAEQGPSVTWEKIEKLPEGAVIDYGSLETPTTDNIHHMLDKLVVVKLNGGLGTSMGCKGPKSVIQVRNELTFLDLTVQQIEHLNKTYKCNVPLVLMNSFNTDEDTQKVIRKYKGLKLDIHTFNQSCHPRINRESLLPVAKDGHVHNDIEAWYPPGHGDFYESFHNSGLLQKFIKEGRTYCFISNIDNLGATVDLNILNLLLNPNHQQPVNEFVMEVTDKTRADVKGGTLIQYEDKLRLLEIAQVPKEHVDDFKSVSQFKFFNTNNLWAKLDAIQRVVEQGSLNMEIIVNNKHLGDGLNVIQLETAVGAAMKCFEGGIGVNVPRSRFLPVKKTSDLLLVMSNLYSLSHGSLVMSEQRMFPSTPLVKLGDNHFAKVKEFLNRFATIPDLIELDHLTVSGDVTFGRGVSLKGTVIIIANHGDRIDIPSGAVLENKIVSGNLRILDH